The stretch of DNA TTGCAAGTTCAAAAAACATAGAACAAATACATAGGTAATCCTCTTAAACCTTAAACCTTGATGGACTTAGTATTATCAGAAATCTTTGTCACTACTATATTGTACTTACCTTACTGAAGTATGGTTGGTGCCTTTGTGATTCTAACATCTAAGTTTAGTTCGCAAATAAGCCAATGATATGTTTTAATGGTTTCGCTTTCACTTTACAAAAATAAGCTACACCTATAATGGCATTTTGCAATAGTTCTTGAATGTTTTTCCCCTTATGTTTCGCCTTTAATTTGATGAGTAATGTGTATTTCTATTTATGCAGTAAACAACATGTCGTCGCCTTTGAATCGGGTCGATCGGAGAATATTTGCACCAGTTTTGGTAGTTCATGATGTCTAGACTTTCGAGAGCGAGAAAAGAAGGCAAGGTGGAAAAATATCTCTACAATATTACTTGAAGGGTTAAATAGTAGCGAAGGGCTGTCGCATGATTTCCGGTAGCAGTGTTTACGTACTAGCAGCAAGGGGAACTCCCAAGATATGGCTAAACCGCCGCAACAATGATATAAAAAGAAGCTACACCCACCGGTCTATGTTACTTTCACCTAATACTTACCGTTGCAGTACTACGAGGACGGTTTGAGCTGTCGAGATTGGGTTCAGTTCTAAACCACTGTTGTTTCATAGTATGATCCAATCCACTCATACGTATACCCTGAACAGGATATAGTAGCCGTAAAGTACAACACCTCACCCAGGAGTATTACAAAAATAGATGCAACATTACACTCATATCATGTTCTAAGACCGGCTGCAGCGTACACCAGTTCCCTGGATCACCAGCAAGCTAATTCAAACCCGTTTCGTGCCTACAGCAAGACATTGCAAAATGAACAAAGCCAACAGGGAACAACGAGGCACAAGCAGAGTGGATTACTAAGTAGCTAATACAAGGAAAATAAACAAAACAAAAGTCCAGATTGAAAACAGGAACAATTTTACTTATAAAGAAAGCTCACTGCCCGCAAAGTAGAAACACGATTTGTCAGCGCCTTTATAACATTTGTTGCAAGGTCAGTTGAGAATCTGGGACATTGGTGGTATAGCTGTAGAGAAGCAGGATGATCCTGAAAGGACGGCCGGCGACAAGGAAAGCTGTTGTCCCACTTCACGAAATCAAAGATCTCTAGTTTCTCTAGTCGGTGTCCAGTGCAGTCCCAGTCTCTTTTCTAAAAGAATACCACACTAACTCCTCaccaaaaaaaatctaaaaaGAAATATCACTACAACTCCTGGAAGGAGACATATATAATTATGTCCAATTCTTGCTATAGTGGTGACCTACCTAACAAGATGCAATAGATGCATGAAGAAAACAGAACTATAAGTAAATCACTTTTATTGAGAAGTTGACTATTATGATGCAACATGGAAATATTTAATTTAACTAGTAGTGCTCCAAGGTCTTTTACAAGTCAAGTGCAAGTTGCAGTTCAGGAAGGAGGAAAATTTGCCTCTTTTCATTGCCAGCTGCAACAATGGGTTGGAACAGGAAACTCGCTAAAACTGACTATTAGGAAGGCCATTAGATTAAGTGGTAAAATCAATTCTTCAGTACAGGAGATAGGGATATGATCCAGTCCACTCATACACCGGCCCGGAAAGATTCAATCCACTCATATGATACTCTGGACAGGTTATTGCGACAGTACAGTAAACACCTGCCCGACAGAAATATGTTAACATCAGAATCTACACAGACAGCACAGCTGAAGTCATTAACCGAAATTGTGCTACAAACTGTGTTTCTGCAGTAGCGCAAAGCAAGAATTACAAAAATAGACGCAACATTACGCTTGCATCTTGTTCTAAGCCCCACTGCAGCATACATCAGTTCCATGGATCACAACGAAGAAAAATCCAAAACCCGTTTCTCACCTAGGACAAGACATTGCAAAATGAAAACAAAGCCAACATGGAAGAACAAGGCACAGTGTCAAAGATTCAATTGCAGATTCAAAATTCAGAAAGGGAAAAAGTGATCCAACACTTTCTAATGCACAAAAGAAGCAGCAGACTGCATTGCTAAGAGGCAGGctatacaagggaagaacaagtTGATAGACAGACAAAAGGAAGAATGAAGCAGTGAAATTGATAAAGCATTAGGTTGATATTATTTCCCTAATTAAGACAACAAACAGTAGTTCCACTTCCACCACTGGTGATCTCACCTAGAGTTAACCTGTTTCTTGCTTGCTCGGAACAAGTCAAGGCATAGGAAGTTAACAAAACAAAGGACCAGAGTCAAAACAGGAACAGTTTTGCTAATGAAAAGCTCCCCAAAGTTAGAACAAGTTTTGTCGGTGCCTTATAACACTTGTTCCAATGTCAGATGAGAATCCAGGACATTTATGGTGTACCTGGAGATAAGCTGGATAATCGTGAAAGAACGACCGGCGACAAGGAAAACTGCTGTCCTGCTTCACGAAATCAATGGCTTTAGAGATCATCTCTGGTTTCTCTAGTACTTGTGGATGCGAGTGGACTAACTCATGTGTTCAGTGCAGTCCCAGTCTTCTCTAGACGAATACTACTACAACACCCCACCAAAAAAAAACCAAAAAGATATACCACTACAACTCCTGGAAGGAGATAAGTATAATTTATCCAATTACCGCAATAGTGGTGAGCTTACTCTCCATAAGAGAGACCTAACCAGATGCACCAGATGCATGAAGAAAACATAAATACTTTCGAAACGGGGCAGTAGCCCAATAGCTAGCGTCACAGTGTGAACCTGGCAACCAGAGTTCGACTCCTGTGTGGAGAGAATGTCTCGGATTCTCACAAAGGACGCGCATATGTCGTCTCTTTCCTATCCGTTCAACAAAAAATTCACCTACCTGACCATTTCGAAGAAAACATAATTATGACAGAACACTTCATTGAAAAGTTGACTATTATGATGCAATACGGAAGCATTTAAATTTACCAGTAGTGCTCCAAGGTCTTCCAGAAGTCAGGTGCGACCTGCAAATCAGGAAGGAGAATCTGCCTCTTTTTGTTGCCAACTACAACAAAGGGTCGAAACAGGAAACAACTAAATACTGACTATTAAGAAGGCCAGAGGATAAAGTGGTAAAATCAATTCTTCAGTTCGAGATAGGGATATGAGGAATATATAGATAGCAAAAAATTGAGTACTGAGAAGACCACTAGAAAATAGAGACATGCGGCAGATCAGTTGGAAAATACTTCAAAAGCAGATCCAAATGTCGTGGTAATTTTAACGTCAACATAAACAGTTATCACTTCATCCCAAAAGGGTATCGAAACAAGCATTTTATGCAACCACATAACAGTCACTTCTCATCATAACATCTTATACAACAACACAAAAGGAAGACATCAGCAGGCTCATACTTGATCCAATTCCTAGACATTGCAGCTCATCAGGATATTAAGAACCTCACCCAACATCCGTCAGACAAAAGGTGGAGCATCCACGGCATGGCCTTCTAGTGACGTGAAGAAATCATGCCGAACAAGAGTTTGTTTGAACCGACCTTCACCAACATATAAGTCTTGGAAGCTAGCAACCAGTTTTCCATTAGTGTCAACATAAAACAGCCAGTTCTGTGATTGACCAAACCTGACCAGCAAGAGCACGTCACCATCACCTGAAACAACGGTCACATGCCAATAGCTATTACCATTAAGGCCTTCAAACTTCGCGCAGATTTCTGCTATTGTCAAATCAACCCGGTACTTTAAGTCCCAAACCTCACTTTCATAGTTCTGCAGCACCCATATATCAACAATTTTCTTGGCCTTGTCACAGCTATAGATAGTTAGATACCAAGCATGTCATCCATCTCAAAGATACATGAGTAGTTGCTGGGAGGAGCAAGGGGATCACATATCTGCCGAAATGACTCAACTATTGTGTCGAATACAATTACTAGTTTGTTTTCAAGCTGATAAAATGCAGTCTCCACCGGGGTATAACACACTGGGTACCAATGCAAGCTATCACGGACCCGCACAGGCGCATGGAAGATCGCCGACTGCAATTTGGTCTTGGAGCACCCAATGTACCTTGGTGCCTCATCGGATCCCAGCTTCAAGACATAGCAACCAGTTCGGTCACTAGACGAGTCCATGAAGCTCGTCCCTTGCAGTAACAGCCGGTACTCGCCGGTAGGGCGGTATGCGTACATCCCCAAGATGTTGAAGTCCTTCAGTGTACGCGTGAGGGAGGCATGCTGACGAGTGACTGAGTTGCAGACGGTGAGGAGGGCGCGAGAGCCGATGCCCGGGCGAGGGCCAGCAACTTCATGCTTGGAGAGAATGAGGAGGCCATCGCAGGAGGCCTCGAGCTTGAAGGGCTGGGAGAGAGCAAGCCGAGCGACGGTGTGGAGCTGGGAGGCGGTGGCGGCCCGGTGGTCGAAGGTGAGGATGTTACGGTCACCGTCGCTGGAGAGGATGGGGAGGGCGCGCTGGCGGGCGTGGTGGGCGAGGAGGAATCGGCGGTTGGTGGTGGCGCAGCGCCAGTCGCGGCGGACGGCGCGGCTGCGGAGGATGGATTTGGGGTCGAGGCGGACGAGGATCTCCCATACCACGATCTCATCTGGGAGGCCAGGGAGGAGGGTCTtcgctgctgctgccgccgcggCCTCCGCCATGGTCGCTGCTGCTGCCGCGGCCTCCTCCGCCATGATCGCCGGCTGGGTGGACTTGTGCTAGGTGTGGGTGTGGTGGCGGCGGAGGGGAGGGGAGGTAGGCGTGTGTTTCGGGGCAGAATGGGTTTGACTTGAGAGAAGACAACATATTTTTATGAGGAAACAAATGGAAATGGAGATGAGGTATGGGCTCTGAAATGCTCTGGGCCCAGAAGCACATCACCCGTATCCTTTTGTTCTAAAAAATCCCCAAAAAAAGTCCTTTAATTTACACATATTCTCATTTCTCAAACGAATGAAAAAACCATCTTAGAGCTTACCATCTTAAGTTTGTTTGCATACGCAACAATGATATGTTTCGCTTATAATAATATAGCATCAATGAGATTAACAACCATGGGAGTGAGGAGAACGTAGGGAAGCTGAAAGGGGCGAGGCTATCTTGCGCGCCGGCCAACGGTCGATTTCCGATAGGAGCTCCTTTCCTTCTTTGGCATTTATTCCTTTTCTAATCTGAACCACAAATTGTATCGCGATCGTCCACCTTTCCTTCGTAGCATCTCTCTCCATGCTGGGCCTGGCGGTTGAATTctaaggggggggggggaggggcatGTTTATATTAGTGAGGAAATGAACCGCAGGGCCCGATATTCTCTCTCTAATATAACCGTGGGGCGAGGCTATCTCGCGCGAGCCAACGGTCGATTTCCGACAGGAGCACCTTTTCTTCTTTGTCATTTATTCATTTTCTAATCTAGACAAAAAATAACGGGCCCTGTGGTTGAATTCGGGGGGGGGGGCATGTTTATATTAGTGAGGAAATGAACCGCAGGGCCCGATATTCTCTCTCTAATATAACCGTGGGGCGAGGCTATCTCGCGCGAGCCAACGGTCGATTTCCGACAGGAGCACCTTTTCTTCTTTGTCATTTATTCATTTTCTAATCTAGACAAAAAATAACGGGCCCTGTGGTTGAATTCGGGGGGGGGGGCATGTTTATATTAGAAAGAGAATATCGAACCCCACAGTtgaattgggggggggggggtattaGAGGAAAAACATCGGGCCCAGGATGCATGCAACCATCCACCACTTTACCACATACCACTAGATGGTGGGGTATGCGCTAGCAACCTAACAGCGACATCCGTGTGGGCATTGCTTGCAGCAACGCTCGCGAAGCGAAGAAATTGTTTCGAGCTGAAAGTGGCGTTGCTGACGACCGAGAAAGTCTTGCAATATCTTTTGATATTATAGAAAATGGATGGGAGCAATACATGACATTGATAAAAAGAAAGAATAAATGGGTGGTTCAAACTCAAGATGTTGTTAGAAGGATGTAGAGACTTCGTTAATTTTAACATGTTGTGCAGTATCTCGAGGGTCATAGGGGTAGGGTGACAAAACCAAAACTGGCATATCTCGACGCGCGGGATCCTAAGATCGATGCCTTGAAACAAGAGTAACAGAGACACATAGTTTTTTCCCTGATTCAGGCTCTCCAGGAGATAACaccctacatcctacttgtgTTTATTGTGTTGGAGTAAGTATAGAGTACAAAGTATATTCTAAGAGGTTGTAATGTGTCGTCTACAAGCTATGCCATTGTTTATATATGTACCGGGGGTCCTAGGGTATCTGCAACCTAGTCGGCTACGTATGACGAGATAGAATCCTCCACGAATCCAGCGTCTTGGAGTATACATGAAGTCTTCTAGAACATTCTAATTATGCGCCATGGGCATCTCGATGTGGCCAGGTTGGAACCAACAAGGGGCCCTCAGCCCGGGCCACCAGGCCAGGATTCGACATGGTGAGAGGCCCCTAAACCGGTCTTCAAGACTAGACACACCTCGGCTTATCCGAGCTGCACATCATCTTCAGTCGCCGGTCTTAAAACTATTTCAACAAAAGCATCCCTTTTTAGTTAAGTCTTGACGCTGAAGTGCCTCCGAGTTTACCAACACCACATCGGTCTCTGACAAATGTTGAATGAATTTGAGTCGAGATGCACATCAGAATGTCTCCCGCACAACTGGCCTGTGGGCGCGAAGTATTCCCGCGCTCCCGGTGCGATAATTATCTTCTATAGTTCTGACGATGCAGACCGGTCTTATCCGCGGGCCCACCTGGCCACGTGGCATCCTTGAACTGGTGCTCAACATGACGTGCATACATGGGTCTGGGACCGACCAAGGTCACGTCCAATCAAGAGGGACGTGCGCCTTGATCCCCGCATCAACGTCTTCTTACAACCGAGCTCCATCGGTTGAGCTGCCATCTGAGGTGACACAGATGGGACGTGAAATATTGAAGGAGATAACTGACCTGCATACATGCAATATTTCCCATGAAGTCAGTGATAGtgttgttggggaacacagtatttcaaaaaaattcctacgatcatacaagatctatctaggagatgtatagcaacgagaggggagactgtgtccacgtaccctcgtagaccaaaagcggaagcgatTAGTAACGCGcgcgcggttgatgtagtcgaacgtcttcgcgattcaACTGATCCAAGcactgaacgtacggcacctccgtgttcagcacacgttcagctcgaagACGTCCCTtgatctcttgatccagttgaagatgagggagagtttcgtcagcacaacggcgtgttgacggtgatgatgaagttaccggcgcagggcttcacctaagcactataacgatatgaccgaggtgtgtaactgtggaggggggcaccacacacgtcTAAGAGAAcacttggtgtgcctttggggtgcccccctcccacgtatatagaggggggaggagagaaggccggcccaagggggggcgtgttggaaatatgccttagagcaataataaaatggttattgttatatttctttgttcatgataattgtctattgttcatgctataattgtgttatccggaaatcgtaatacatgtgtgaatacatagaccacaacatgtccctagtgagcctctagttgactagctcgttgatcaaaggatagtcatggtttcctgactatggacattagatgtcattgataacgggatcacatcattaggagaatgatgtgatggacaagacccattttcagctcaaagatcgtgtagttcgtttgctgtagcttttctgaatgtcaagtatcatttccttagaccatgagattgtgcaactcccggataccgtaggagtgccttgggtgtgccaaacgtcacaacgtaactgggtgactataaaggtacattacaggtatctccaaaagtgtctgttgggttggcacgaatcgagactaggatttgtcactccgtatgacggagaggtatctctggcccactcggtaatgcatcatcataatgagctcaaagtgatcaagtgattgatcacgggatcatgcattacggtacgagtaaagtgacttgccggtaacgagactgaacaaggtattgggataccgacgatcgagtctcgggcaagtaacgtaccaattgacaaagggaattgtatacggattgattgaatcctcgacatcgtggttcatccgatgagatcaccGTGGAGcttgtgggagccaacatgggtatccatatcccgctgttggttattgaccggagaggcttctcggtcatgtctgcatgtctcccgaacctgtagcgtctacacacttaaggttcgatgacgctagggttgtagagatattagcacacggtaacccgaaagttgttcggagtcccggatgagatcccggacgtcacgaggagttccggaatggtttgaaggtaaagatttatatataggaagtccagtttcggccatcgggaaggtttcggggtcaccggtattgtaccgggaccaccagaagggtcctgggggtccaccgggtggggccacctatcccggagggccccatgggctgaagtgggaggggaatcagcccctagtgggctggtgcgccccccttgggcctcccctgcgcctagggttagaaaccctaggggtgggggcgccacccttgccttggggggcaacgcacccccttggccgccgccccctaggagattggatctcctagggccggcgccccccctaggcaccctatatatagtgggggggagggagggctgcacacccaagcccctggcctctccctctccctcccgtgacactcctccgtctcccagcgcttggggaagccctgccgagatcaccgttgcttccaccaccacgccgtcgtgctgctagatcttcatcaacctctccttcccccttgctggatcaagaaggaggagacgtctcccaaccgtacgtgtgttgaacgcggaggtgccgtccgttcggcagtaggtcatcggtgatttgaatcacgtcgagtacgactccatcaaccccgttctcttgaacgcttccgctcgtgatctacaagggtatgtagatgcactcctctctccctcgctgctagatgactccatagattgatcttggtgatgcgtagaaaattttaaaattctactacgttccccaacagtgacatcatgagctaggtctatgcgtagttactatgcatgagaagaacacaaagtagttgtgggcgtcgatattgtcaatttgcttgccgttactagtcttatcttgattcggcggcatcgtgggatgaagcggcccggaccaaccttacaggtacgcttacgtgagaccggttccactgactgacatgcactagttgcataaggtgccTGGCGGGTGTCtctctctcccactttagtcggatcggattcgatgaacagggtccttatgaagagtaaatagaaattggcaattcacgttgtggttttggtgtaggtaagaaacgttcttgctagaaacctatagcagccacgtaaaaacttgcaacaacaattagaggacgtctaacttgtttttgcagcaagttttttgtgatgtgatatggccaaaggtcgtgatgaatgatgaatgatatatgtgatgtatgagattgatcatgttcttgtaataggaatcacgacttgcatgtcgatgagtatgacaaccggcaggagccataggagttgtctttatttatttatgacctgtgtgtcaacataaacgtcatgtagttactttactttattgctaaagcgttagccatagtagtagaagtaatagatgacgagacaacttcaagaagacacgatgatggagatcatggtgtcatgccggtgacaacgatgatcatggagccccgaagatggagatgaaaggagcaaatgatattggccatatcatgtcactatttgattgcatgtgatgtttatcatgttttacatcttattttcttagaacgacggtagcttaaataagatgatccctcgtaataatttcaggaaagtgttccccctaactgtgcaccgttgcgaaggttcgttgtttcgaagaaccacgtgatgatcgggtgtgatagattctaacgttcgaatacaatgggtgtaagacagatttacacacgcaatacacttaggttgacttgacgagcctagcatgtacagacatggcctcggaacacagaagaccgaaaggtcgagcatgagtcgtatagaagatacgatcaacatgaagatgttcaccgatgttgactagtccgtctcacgtgatgatcggacacggcctagttaactcggatcatgttatacttagatgactggagggatgtctatctgagtgggagttcatttaataatttgattagatgaacttaattatcatgaacttagtctaaaatctttacaatatgtcttgtagatcaaatggcccacattgtcctcaacttcaacgcgttcctagagaaaaccaagctgaaagacgatggcagcaactatacggactgggtcgggaacctgaggatcatcctcatagctgccaagaaaagattatgtcctagaagcaccgctaggtaacgcacccgtcccacagaaccaagacgttatgaacgcttggcagacacgtgctgatgattactccctcgttcagtgcagcatgctttacagcttagaaccggggctccaaaagcgtttcgagagacacggagcatatgagatgttcaaagagctgaaaatggtttttcaagctcatgcccgggtcgagagatatgaagtctccgacaagttcttcagctgtaagatggaggaaaatagttctgtcagcgagcacatactcaaaatgtctgggttgcataaccgcttgactcagatgggagttaatctcccggatgacgcggtcattgacagaatccttcagtcgcttccaccgagctacaagagctttgtgatgaacttcaatatgcaggggatggaaaagaccattcctcaagtatttgcaatgctgaaatcagtagaggtagaagtcaaaaaggaacatcaagtgttgatggtgaataaaaccactaagttcaagaaaggcaagggtaagaagaacttcaagaaggacggcgagggagttgccgcgcccggtaagcaagctgccgggaagaagccaaagaatggacccaagcccgagactgagtatttttattgcaagggaagtggtcactggaagcggaactgccccaaatacttagcggacaaaaAGGCCGGCATCatgaaaggtatatgtgatatacatgtaattgatgtgtaccttaccagtactcgtagtagctcctgggtatttgataccggtgcggttgctcacatttgtaactcaaagcaggagctgcggaataagcggagactggcgaaggacgaggtgacgacgcgcgttgggaatggttccaaggtcgatgtgatcgccgtcggcacgctacctctacatttacctacgggattagttttaaacctcaataattgttatttagtgccagctttgagcatgaacattgtatcaggatctcatttaattcgagatggctactcatttaaatccgagaataatggttgttctatttatatgagagatatgttttatggtcatgctccgatggtgaatggtttattcttaatgaatctcgagcgtaatgctacacatattcatactgtgaataccaaaagatgtaaggttgataatgatagtcccacatacttgtggcactgccgccttggtcacataggtgtcaaacgcatgaagaagctccatgcagatggacttttagagtctcttgattacaaatcatttgacacatacgaaccatgcctcatgggtaaaatgaccaagactccgttctcgggaacaatggagcgagaaaccaacttattggaaatcatacatactgatgtgtgcggtccaatgagtgttgaggctcgcggtggctatcgttatgttctcaccctcactgattacttgagtagatatgggtatgtctacttaatgaaacacaagtctgagacctttgaaaagttcaaggaatttcagagtgaggttgagaatcaacgtgacaggaaaatcaagttcttgcgatcagatcgtgggggagaatacttgagtcacgaatttggcacacacttaagaaaatgtggaatagtttcacaactaacgccgcctggaacacctcagcgtaatggtgtgtctgaacgtcgtaatcgcactattagatatggtgcgatctatgatgtctcttaccgatttaccgctatcattttggggctatgctttagagactgccgcattcactttaaatagggctccgtcgaaatctgttgagacgacaccgtatgaattatggtttgggaagaaacctaagctgtcgtttctaaaagtttggggaagcgatgcttatgtcaagaaacttcaagctgaaaagctcgaacccaagtcggaaaaatgcatcttcataggataccctaaagaaactgttgggtataccttctacctcagatccgaaggcaagatctttgttgccaagaataggtcctttctagagaaagagtttctctcgaaagaaataactgggaggaaggtagaacttgatgaagtattacctcttgaaccggcaagtggcgcagctcaagaaaatgttcctgaggtgcctgcaccgactagagaggaaggtgatgatgatgatcatgaaacttcagatcaagttgctactgaactttgtaggtccacaaggacacgttctgcaccagagtggtacggcaaccctgtcttggaaatcacgTTGTTaaacaacggtgaaccttcgaactatgaagaagcgatggcgggctcggattccgacaaatggctggaagccatgaaatccgagataggatccatgtatgaaaacgaagtatggactttgactgacttgcccgttgatcggcgagccatagaaaataaatggatctttaagaagaagacagacgtggatggtaatgtgaccatctataaag from Triticum urartu cultivar G1812 chromosome 3, Tu2.1, whole genome shotgun sequence encodes:
- the LOC125547192 gene encoding uncharacterized protein LOC125547192, with protein sequence MAEAAAAAAAKTLLPGLPDEIVVWEILVRLDPKSILRSRAVRRDWRCATTNRRFLLAHHARQRALPILSSDGDRNILTFDHRAATASQLHTVARLALSQPFKLEASCDGLLILSKHEVAGPRPGIGSRALLTVCNSVTRQHASLTRTLKDFNILGMYAYRPTGEYRLLLQGTSFMDSSSDRTGCYVLKLGSDEAPRYIGCSKTKLQSAIFHAPVRVRDSLHCCDKAKKIVDIWVLQNYESEVWDLKYRVDLTIAEICAKFEGLNGNSYWHVTVVSGDGDVLLLVRFGQSQNWLFYVDTNGKLVASFQDLYVGEVGNKKRQILLPDLQVAPDFWKTLEHYW